One stretch of Streptomyces sp. MMBL 11-1 DNA includes these proteins:
- a CDS encoding PLP-dependent cysteine synthase family protein, whose amino-acid sequence MTTAAVLGSAGNRELLALLGRTPLARVTADLPCPQPGFWAKLEGLGVGGMKARAAVSMLLGARERGELLPGAPVVESTSGTLGIGLAFAGQALGHPIVLIGDTELEPSMRQLLHAYGARLELVDRPAAEGGWQAARLARLRAQLALLPDAYWPDQYNNPDNIAGYASLAAELAAQLDHLDILVCSVGTGGHSAGVVGPLRRHWPGLRLIGVDATGSTIFGQPARPRLMRGLGSSIHPRNVAYAAFDEVHWVGPTEAADACRRLARGNFVSGGWSTGAVALVAAWAARVHPGAVVATVFPDGPHRYLGSLYDDDFTAAHGLDLTTAVGRPVEITHPRAVEATGWTRCRRVTDPLEGRAPAPRTGEAGP is encoded by the coding sequence GTGACCACCGCCGCCGTCCTCGGCTCCGCCGGGAACCGCGAACTGCTCGCCCTGCTCGGCCGTACCCCGCTCGCCCGCGTCACCGCCGATCTTCCCTGCCCGCAGCCCGGCTTCTGGGCCAAACTCGAAGGGCTCGGCGTCGGAGGCATGAAGGCGCGAGCCGCGGTCTCCATGCTGCTCGGGGCCAGGGAGCGCGGCGAACTGCTGCCGGGCGCCCCGGTGGTCGAATCCACCTCCGGCACCCTCGGTATCGGCCTGGCCTTCGCCGGCCAAGCCCTCGGGCACCCCATCGTCCTGATCGGCGACACCGAACTGGAGCCGTCGATGCGGCAGTTGCTGCATGCGTACGGTGCCCGGCTGGAGCTCGTCGACCGTCCGGCGGCCGAGGGCGGCTGGCAGGCAGCGCGGCTGGCCAGGCTGCGCGCACAGCTGGCGCTGCTGCCCGACGCGTACTGGCCCGACCAGTACAACAACCCCGACAACATCGCCGGTTACGCGTCTCTCGCCGCCGAGCTGGCCGCTCAGCTGGACCACCTCGACATCCTGGTGTGCAGCGTCGGTACCGGAGGCCACAGTGCGGGTGTCGTCGGCCCGCTGCGGCGCCACTGGCCGGGACTCCGCCTGATCGGTGTGGACGCCACCGGCTCGACGATCTTCGGCCAGCCCGCCAGGCCCCGCCTGATGCGCGGCCTGGGCAGCAGCATCCACCCACGCAACGTCGCCTACGCGGCGTTCGACGAGGTCCACTGGGTCGGTCCGACCGAGGCCGCGGACGCCTGCCGCCGACTGGCCAGGGGCAACTTCGTCAGCGGCGGCTGGAGCACCGGAGCCGTGGCCCTCGTCGCGGCCTGGGCCGCCCGCGTCCACCCCGGAGCGGTCGTCGCCACGGTCTTCCCCGACGGGCCGCACCGCTACCTCGGCAGCCTGTACGACGACGACTTCACCGCCGCGCACGGTCTCGACCTGACCACCGCCGTCGGCCGCCCCGTGGAGATCACGCATCCACGGGCCGTGGAGGCCACCGGGTGGACCCGGTGCCGCAGGGTCACCGACCCCCTGGAAGGCCGCGCCCCGGCACCGCGCACCGGAGAGGCGGGCCCGTGA
- a CDS encoding Rossmann-like domain-containing protein — protein MTATSGTTVAAASYDELVDRVRSGSLGPDPRTQRIAVAFTTRQSVRHDGRSGGYRNEVLSLRLAEAVGSCAVEPGELPDDAADDCVGADVARLLEHDLGPVRVAALDAYLMHVLPHTPGNGARPCPVPAGSSLEKSRARARAVVGMLDCPPGGTVLVVGVVNSLLEALRARGLTYTACDLKGGTTEWGEPVRNDALAELERCDAVLASGMTLGNGSFEPLREHAQRHGKPLVMFAQTGSAVLPRLIGAGVSAVCAEPYPFFWLDGGPGTLHRYGGAL, from the coding sequence ATGACCGCGACCAGCGGCACGACGGTCGCCGCCGCCTCGTACGACGAACTCGTGGACCGGGTCCGCAGCGGGAGCCTCGGCCCCGACCCGCGCACCCAGCGCATCGCCGTCGCCTTCACCACACGCCAGTCCGTACGGCACGACGGGCGCAGCGGTGGCTACCGCAACGAGGTGCTCAGCCTGCGCCTCGCCGAGGCCGTCGGGTCCTGCGCGGTCGAGCCGGGCGAACTGCCCGACGACGCGGCGGACGACTGCGTCGGCGCGGATGTCGCCCGGCTCCTGGAACACGACCTGGGGCCGGTGCGGGTGGCCGCGCTCGACGCGTACCTGATGCACGTCCTGCCGCACACACCCGGGAACGGCGCACGGCCCTGCCCCGTGCCCGCGGGAAGTTCGCTGGAGAAGTCCCGGGCCCGGGCCCGGGCCGTCGTCGGCATGCTCGACTGCCCTCCCGGCGGCACCGTGCTCGTCGTGGGCGTCGTCAACTCGCTGCTGGAGGCGCTGCGTGCGCGCGGGCTGACGTACACGGCCTGCGACCTCAAGGGCGGTACGACGGAGTGGGGCGAGCCGGTACGGAACGACGCACTGGCCGAACTGGAGCGCTGCGACGCGGTACTCGCCTCGGGCATGACCCTCGGCAACGGCAGTTTCGAGCCGCTGCGCGAGCACGCGCAGCGGCACGGCAAACCACTGGTGATGTTCGCCCAGACGGGCAGCGCGGTGCTGCCGCGCCTCATCGGCGCCGGGGTCAGCGCCGTATGCGCGGAGCCGTACCCCTTCTTCTGGCTCGACGGCGGCCCCGGGACCCTCCACCGTTACGGGGGCGCCCTGTGA
- a CDS encoding ATP-grasp domain-containing protein, giving the protein MAHLLMVESWVGSMSRLLPRAIREGGHAFTFLTRDLHHYLRAAPEGTTHPLLGARNVLTADTNGIEALLPLVERAHRALGFDGVITSCDYYLPAAARIADRLGLPGPAAEAVGNACRKDATRRVLTGAGVPGPRFAVCADWAETAAAARDIGYPLVLKPVDLCAGMYVRRVDDEEALADAHRALAEFPVNARGQRRAPVVLLEEFLVGPEVSVETVSFGGLTHVLGVTDKSVGGAPAFIETGHMFPAALSAADTGAAEETARAALKALGLDGVVAHTEIKLTDDGPRVVEVNPRPAGNRITELVRHVTGVDLAAACVDVALGREPDLRRRATGLRSAAIGFLVPDTGGTLKSIEGADDVSAAAGLLELQLAVPGKAVKAAGSNNEYLGHVMAGDAEGLGARDRAETLLSALRPEVVGP; this is encoded by the coding sequence GTGGCTCATCTGTTGATGGTCGAGAGCTGGGTCGGATCGATGAGCAGATTGCTGCCGCGGGCGATTCGCGAGGGAGGCCACGCGTTCACCTTCCTCACCCGCGACCTGCACCACTACCTGCGTGCCGCACCCGAGGGCACCACGCACCCGCTCCTCGGGGCCCGCAATGTGCTGACGGCCGACACCAACGGCATCGAGGCGCTGCTGCCCCTCGTCGAGCGTGCCCACCGCGCGCTCGGCTTCGACGGCGTGATCACCTCCTGCGACTACTACCTTCCGGCAGCGGCGCGGATCGCCGACCGGCTGGGGCTCCCGGGCCCGGCCGCCGAGGCGGTCGGAAACGCCTGCCGCAAGGACGCCACCCGCCGCGTGCTGACCGGCGCCGGCGTGCCGGGACCGCGCTTCGCGGTGTGCGCGGACTGGGCCGAGACCGCCGCGGCGGCGCGCGACATCGGCTATCCGCTGGTCCTCAAGCCCGTGGACCTGTGCGCCGGGATGTACGTACGGCGCGTCGACGACGAGGAGGCGTTGGCGGACGCCCACCGGGCGCTCGCGGAGTTCCCCGTCAACGCGCGAGGACAGCGCCGCGCCCCCGTCGTCCTGCTCGAGGAGTTCCTGGTGGGGCCCGAAGTCAGCGTCGAGACCGTGTCGTTCGGCGGGCTGACGCATGTGCTGGGCGTGACCGACAAGAGCGTCGGCGGCGCACCGGCGTTCATCGAGACAGGCCACATGTTCCCCGCGGCGCTCTCCGCCGCGGACACCGGAGCGGCCGAGGAGACGGCACGCGCCGCGCTCAAGGCGCTCGGCCTGGACGGCGTCGTGGCCCATACCGAGATCAAACTGACGGACGACGGGCCCCGAGTGGTCGAGGTCAACCCCCGACCGGCCGGCAACCGCATCACGGAACTCGTCCGCCACGTCACCGGGGTCGACCTCGCCGCCGCCTGCGTGGACGTGGCCCTCGGCCGCGAGCCCGACCTGCGCCGCCGGGCCACCGGCCTGCGGAGCGCCGCCATCGGCTTTCTGGTGCCGGACACCGGGGGAACGCTGAAGTCCATCGAAGGCGCCGACGACGTGAGCGCGGCCGCCGGCCTCCTCGAACTCCAACTGGCCGTTCCCGGCAAGGCGGTCAAGGCGGCGGGCAGCAACAACGAGTACCTGGGCCACGTCATGGCCGGCGACGCCGAGGGCCTCGGCGCACGCGACCGCGCGGAGACCCTGCTCTCGGCGCTCCGCCCCGAGGTGGTCGGCCCATGA